Below is a window of Spirochaetota bacterium DNA.
AGAAATTACTACTTGTTTTTTTTGTTATTATTACCACATTAACATTTGCCAATGAGCTTTATTTCATAGATAATGAACATATACAGCGTTATAATGGTAAAAGTGGAAAATGGGTGGAAGTTAGCACTGTAAAACAGCTGAAGGTTTATGCTGAGCAGTTTGGTACAAGTATTGATGAAGTATATGCAATAAATACTATTAATGAAAAAAAGTTTAAAAGATCGTATGTTTTTATCCCTTATTCTGATGCCTATATTCAAATGTTGATGGAAAAAGGCATTTCCCTGCAGTCTGTAAATATTTCATATAATGAATTTATATGGCCAATTGGCGATCCTGAAAAAATAACTTCTGGACTTGGAAGACGCTGGGGAAGATTTCATCCTGGTGTGGATATCCCTGCGCCAAAAGGCACTCTGGTACGTGCTGCTATGGAAGGCAAAGTAATTTATGCAGGATATTGTGGAAATTACGGCAATGCCATTACACTTGAACACCGAGATAATTATATCACCCGCTATG
It encodes the following:
- a CDS encoding M23 family metallopeptidase yields the protein MGTKKLLLVFFVIITTLTFANELYFIDNEHIQRYNGKSGKWVEVSTVKQLKVYAEQFGTSIDEVYAINTINEKKFKRSYVFIPYSDAYIQMLMEKGISLQSVNISYNEFIWPIGDPEKITSGLGRRWGRFHPGVDIPAPKGTLVRAAMEGKVIYAGYCGNYGNAITLEHRDNYITRYAHNSVLLVKVGDYVQKGQVIALVGSTGRSTGNHLHFEIRCADIPLNPLDMLPEKNLIIMKNPK